A genome region from Primulina eburnea isolate SZY01 chromosome 9, ASM2296580v1, whole genome shotgun sequence includes the following:
- the LOC140841655 gene encoding uncharacterized protein isoform X2: MEDEAADQPPHNVDSEVTEATLDGSYSWPAVHYDVPPYKTYHFFQQFRNLPLPSNANNFLKGVKWSPDGSCFLTCADDNTLHVFTLPYDDSGNPVNTSASVTDADSYAANLVITEGESVYDYCWYPHMTASNPDLCVYATTTRDHPIHLWDANSGQLRCTYRAYDAMDEITAAFSIGFNPSGTKIYAGYNKTIRIFDVHRPGRDFDQHSTVLGNKEGQSGIISSIAFSPAYSGMLAAGSYSQTTAIYRDDNMELLYVLHGQEGGVTHVLFSKDGNYLYTGGRKDPYVMCWDIRKTVDVVYKLYRSTESTNQKIQFDIEPLGRHLGTGGQDGLVHIYDLQTGQWVSSFQAASDTISGFSFHPILPMAATASGHRRFGALDVDDSQENMNPIGDENCVSVWSFFSSMGDSTVGGDSG; this comes from the exons ATGGAAGATGAAGCAGCGGATCAGCCGCCTCACAATGTGGATAGCGAAGTCACCGAAGCAACATTGGACGGCTCCTATTCCTGGCCAGCGGTTCATTACGACGTCCCTCCATACAAAACCTACCATTTCTTCCAGCAGTTCAGAAACTTGCCCTTGCCATCGAATGCGAACAACTTTCTCAAGGGTGTCAAATG GTCGCCAGATGGTTCTTGCTTTCTAACATGTGCTGACGACAATACTCTCCATGTTTTCACCTT GCCTTACGATGATAGCGGCAATCCTGTAAATACTTCAGCTTCAGTTACTGATGCAG ATTCATACGCAGCCAACCTTGTTATAACTGAGGGAGAGTCAGTCTACGACTATTGCTGGTACCCTCACATGACTGCCTCAA ATCCAGATTTATGTGTATATGCAACGACTACTCGAGATCATCCTATTCATCTTTGGGATGCTAATTCTGGACAG TTACGTTGCACATATCGTGCCTATGATGCTATGGACGAGATTACTGCTGCCTTTTCGATTGGCTTTAACCCTTCTGGAACTAA GATATATGCGGGATATAACAAAACTATCAGAATATTTGATGTTCATCGGCCTGGTAGAGATTTTGATCAGCATTCAACTGTTCTTGGAAACAAAGAAGGGCAGTCAG GCATTATATCGTCAATTGCCTTTTCTCCTGCTTATTCTGGAATGCTAGCTGCCGGTTCCTACAGTCAAACTACGGCTATATATAGAGATGATAATATGGAATTGCTATATGTGCTGCATGGACAAGAAGGTGGGGTTACACAT GTTCTGTTTTCAAAAGATGGGAACTATCTGTATACCGGGGGAAGAAAG GATCCTTATGTAATGTGCTGGGACATTCGCAAAACTGTTGATGTTGTATACAA GCTTTATCGATCAACTGAAAGTACCAATCAAAAGATTCAGTTTGATATAGAACCTCTTGGTCGACATCTTGGAACAGGCGGTCAG GATGGTCTTGTGCATATATATGATCTTCAGACAGGGCAGTGGGTATCTAGCTTTCAAGCCGCATCAG ACACAATAAGTGGCTTCTCTTTCCACCCAATTCTTCCGATGGCAGCTACAGCATCAGGACACAGGCGATTTGGAGCTCTGGACGTGGATGATTCTCAAGAAAATATGAATCCGATTG GTGATGAAAATTGTGTATCCGTATGGAGCTTCTTCTCTTCAATGGGAGATAGCACTGTTGGTGGTGATTCTGGATGA
- the LOC140841655 gene encoding uncharacterized protein isoform X1, with protein MKQRISRLTMWIAKSPKQHWTAPIPGQRFITTSLHTKPTISSSSSETCPCHRMRTTFSRVSNGHIFSPNFLIYFISKFENLNSDHHELFQLQFFWVFFPVNRSPDGSCFLTCADDNTLHVFTLPYDDSGNPVNTSASVTDADSYAANLVITEGESVYDYCWYPHMTASNPDLCVYATTTRDHPIHLWDANSGQLRCTYRAYDAMDEITAAFSIGFNPSGTKIYAGYNKTIRIFDVHRPGRDFDQHSTVLGNKEGQSGIISSIAFSPAYSGMLAAGSYSQTTAIYRDDNMELLYVLHGQEGGVTHVLFSKDGNYLYTGGRKDPYVMCWDIRKTVDVVYKLYRSTESTNQKIQFDIEPLGRHLGTGGQDGLVHIYDLQTGQWVSSFQAASDTISGFSFHPILPMAATASGHRRFGALDVDDSQENMNPIGDENCVSVWSFFSSMGDSTVGGDSG; from the exons ATGAAGCAGCGGATCAGCCGCCTCACAATGTGGATAGCGAAGTCACCGAAGCAACATTGGACGGCTCCTATTCCTGGCCAGCGGTTCATTACGACGTCCCTCCATACAAAACCTACCATTTCTTCCAGCAGTTCAGAAACTTGCCCTTGCCATCGAATGCGAACAACTTTCTCAAGGGTGTCAAATGGTCATATTTTTTCCCCCAATTTTCTGATCTATTTTATCTCGAAGTTCGAAAATCTGAATTCTGACCATCATGAACTTTTTCAACTGCaatttttttgggttttttttCCTGTCAATAGGTCGCCAGATGGTTCTTGCTTTCTAACATGTGCTGACGACAATACTCTCCATGTTTTCACCTT GCCTTACGATGATAGCGGCAATCCTGTAAATACTTCAGCTTCAGTTACTGATGCAG ATTCATACGCAGCCAACCTTGTTATAACTGAGGGAGAGTCAGTCTACGACTATTGCTGGTACCCTCACATGACTGCCTCAA ATCCAGATTTATGTGTATATGCAACGACTACTCGAGATCATCCTATTCATCTTTGGGATGCTAATTCTGGACAG TTACGTTGCACATATCGTGCCTATGATGCTATGGACGAGATTACTGCTGCCTTTTCGATTGGCTTTAACCCTTCTGGAACTAA GATATATGCGGGATATAACAAAACTATCAGAATATTTGATGTTCATCGGCCTGGTAGAGATTTTGATCAGCATTCAACTGTTCTTGGAAACAAAGAAGGGCAGTCAG GCATTATATCGTCAATTGCCTTTTCTCCTGCTTATTCTGGAATGCTAGCTGCCGGTTCCTACAGTCAAACTACGGCTATATATAGAGATGATAATATGGAATTGCTATATGTGCTGCATGGACAAGAAGGTGGGGTTACACAT GTTCTGTTTTCAAAAGATGGGAACTATCTGTATACCGGGGGAAGAAAG GATCCTTATGTAATGTGCTGGGACATTCGCAAAACTGTTGATGTTGTATACAA GCTTTATCGATCAACTGAAAGTACCAATCAAAAGATTCAGTTTGATATAGAACCTCTTGGTCGACATCTTGGAACAGGCGGTCAG GATGGTCTTGTGCATATATATGATCTTCAGACAGGGCAGTGGGTATCTAGCTTTCAAGCCGCATCAG ACACAATAAGTGGCTTCTCTTTCCACCCAATTCTTCCGATGGCAGCTACAGCATCAGGACACAGGCGATTTGGAGCTCTGGACGTGGATGATTCTCAAGAAAATATGAATCCGATTG GTGATGAAAATTGTGTATCCGTATGGAGCTTCTTCTCTTCAATGGGAGATAGCACTGTTGGTGGTGATTCTGGATGA
- the LOC140841655 gene encoding uncharacterized protein isoform X3: MTVAHHHLFFCGQILLKVSYSLADSYAANLVITEGESVYDYCWYPHMTASNPDLCVYATTTRDHPIHLWDANSGQLRCTYRAYDAMDEITAAFSIGFNPSGTKIYAGYNKTIRIFDVHRPGRDFDQHSTVLGNKEGQSGIISSIAFSPAYSGMLAAGSYSQTTAIYRDDNMELLYVLHGQEGGVTHVLFSKDGNYLYTGGRKDPYVMCWDIRKTVDVVYKLYRSTESTNQKIQFDIEPLGRHLGTGGQDGLVHIYDLQTGQWVSSFQAASDTISGFSFHPILPMAATASGHRRFGALDVDDSQENMNPIGDENCVSVWSFFSSMGDSTVGGDSG, from the exons ATGACAGTGGCCCATCACCATCTTTTTTTTTGTGGACAAATTCTACTGAAAGTGTCCTATTCGCTTGCAGATTCATACGCAGCCAACCTTGTTATAACTGAGGGAGAGTCAGTCTACGACTATTGCTGGTACCCTCACATGACTGCCTCAA ATCCAGATTTATGTGTATATGCAACGACTACTCGAGATCATCCTATTCATCTTTGGGATGCTAATTCTGGACAG TTACGTTGCACATATCGTGCCTATGATGCTATGGACGAGATTACTGCTGCCTTTTCGATTGGCTTTAACCCTTCTGGAACTAA GATATATGCGGGATATAACAAAACTATCAGAATATTTGATGTTCATCGGCCTGGTAGAGATTTTGATCAGCATTCAACTGTTCTTGGAAACAAAGAAGGGCAGTCAG GCATTATATCGTCAATTGCCTTTTCTCCTGCTTATTCTGGAATGCTAGCTGCCGGTTCCTACAGTCAAACTACGGCTATATATAGAGATGATAATATGGAATTGCTATATGTGCTGCATGGACAAGAAGGTGGGGTTACACAT GTTCTGTTTTCAAAAGATGGGAACTATCTGTATACCGGGGGAAGAAAG GATCCTTATGTAATGTGCTGGGACATTCGCAAAACTGTTGATGTTGTATACAA GCTTTATCGATCAACTGAAAGTACCAATCAAAAGATTCAGTTTGATATAGAACCTCTTGGTCGACATCTTGGAACAGGCGGTCAG GATGGTCTTGTGCATATATATGATCTTCAGACAGGGCAGTGGGTATCTAGCTTTCAAGCCGCATCAG ACACAATAAGTGGCTTCTCTTTCCACCCAATTCTTCCGATGGCAGCTACAGCATCAGGACACAGGCGATTTGGAGCTCTGGACGTGGATGATTCTCAAGAAAATATGAATCCGATTG GTGATGAAAATTGTGTATCCGTATGGAGCTTCTTCTCTTCAATGGGAGATAGCACTGTTGGTGGTGATTCTGGATGA
- the LOC140840895 gene encoding uncharacterized protein At5g65660-like — MESSYHVTALDSHDTASSRPTIGFPLGMALLLLVIFSLSGVFSCCYHWDKLRRSLSTRAADFEANGDLSHSNSKTKDPNMVPQVILMPGDNVPKFVAMPCPRDPSRRGEIIVEVQKPPLQQPKPLRIAVPLL; from the exons ATGGAGAGTTCATATCATGTTACTGCTTTGGATTCTCACGATACGGCTTCGTCTCGACCCACAATCGGGTTTCCGCTCGGTATGGCCTTACTGTTGTTGGTCATATTCAGCCTCAGTGGTGTATTCTCATGCTGCTACCATTGGGACAAGCTGCGACGTTCTCTCTCGACTCGCGCCGCCGATTTCGAGGCTAATGGCGATCTTAGCCACTCCAACTCCAAGACCAAAGACCCCAACATG GTCCCACAAGTAATACTAATGCCAGGGGATAATGTTCCCAAATTCGTTGCGATGCCATGTCCACGTGACCCTTCGAGACGGGGAGAAATCATTGTTGAGGTGCAAAAGCCGCCGCTGCAGCAGCCGAAGCCTTTGAGAATTGCCGTGCCTTTGCTTTAG